The proteins below are encoded in one region of Fibrella aestuarina BUZ 2:
- a CDS encoding nucleoside hydrolase, producing the protein MPTLSRFISCFCFIIAVGLSAAAQPTAPKSAVVPRMRVIVDNDFSGDPDGLFQLAHLLLSPSVDIRGIIGSHLKVGDGFDRSTTQADNAARKAGELIQLLGVKSTIPVLAGSNTALPNDSTPIRNEAVELILREAARTDTKQPLYVLCGAGLTEIASAMLVNPQLASKLTLIWIGGPEYADLALPPPNYSDPEYNLNIDIAAARVIFNRSTIPLWQVPRNAYRQCLVSYAQLLTKVKPMGPVGQYLTTALEELMRRIQPFYNIGETYVLGDSPLVLLTALQSSFEADPASSDYVVKQAPGISPAGGYVYNQRGRSIRVYTRLDTRLLFDDFFAKLELMPRAR; encoded by the coding sequence ATGCCAACCCTGTCCCGTTTTATCAGTTGTTTTTGTTTCATTATAGCCGTTGGCCTAAGCGCGGCCGCCCAACCAACGGCCCCCAAAAGCGCCGTCGTGCCCAGAATGCGGGTGATCGTCGATAATGATTTCAGCGGTGATCCAGATGGCCTGTTTCAATTGGCCCATCTGTTGCTGTCGCCCTCGGTTGACATACGAGGTATCATCGGCTCTCATCTGAAGGTGGGTGATGGCTTCGATAGGTCGACTACGCAGGCCGACAATGCGGCTCGCAAAGCGGGCGAACTCATCCAACTACTGGGCGTGAAAAGCACGATACCCGTGCTGGCTGGCTCCAATACGGCCTTGCCCAACGACAGTACGCCTATCCGAAACGAAGCGGTTGAACTGATTCTCCGGGAGGCCGCGCGAACCGACACCAAGCAGCCGCTGTATGTGTTGTGCGGAGCGGGGCTTACCGAAATCGCCTCGGCCATGCTGGTTAACCCGCAACTGGCCAGCAAATTGACGTTGATCTGGATCGGTGGTCCCGAATACGCTGATCTGGCTCTGCCGCCGCCCAACTATTCCGACCCGGAGTATAACCTGAACATCGACATAGCGGCGGCCCGCGTAATTTTCAACCGCTCTACCATACCGCTATGGCAGGTGCCCCGGAACGCCTACCGGCAGTGTCTGGTGTCATATGCGCAGTTGCTGACAAAGGTGAAGCCGATGGGCCCCGTTGGTCAGTACCTCACGACTGCGCTGGAGGAGCTGATGCGCCGGATCCAGCCGTTTTACAACATCGGCGAAACCTACGTGCTGGGCGACAGCCCGCTGGTGCTGCTGACCGCGCTGCAATCATCGTTCGAGGCCGATCCGGCGTCCAGTGACTACGTCGTCAAACAGGCACCCGGCATCAGCCCGGCGGGGGGCTACGTCTATAATCAGCGGGGGCGTTCGATCCGCGTCTATACCCGCCTCGACACTCGCTTGTTGTTTGATGATTTCTTTGCAAAGCTCGAACTGATGCCCCGTGCGCGCTGA
- a CDS encoding response regulator translates to MEKKLSCVLLIDDDPDDNYIHQLVINDWGRCDAVRVAESGPDALAYLNNTASPDYIRPEVILLDINMPGMNGFEFLEEYHQLPENLKSNVVVMMLTTSLNPADVNRAGQYNEVTGYRNKPLTKAMLEDVLEQHFA, encoded by the coding sequence ATGGAGAAAAAACTGTCCTGCGTTTTATTGATCGACGACGATCCCGACGATAATTATATTCACCAACTAGTCATTAACGACTGGGGGCGTTGCGATGCCGTCCGTGTGGCCGAAAGTGGCCCCGACGCGCTGGCTTATCTCAACAACACAGCATCGCCCGACTACATCCGTCCCGAAGTGATTCTGCTCGACATCAATATGCCCGGCATGAATGGGTTTGAGTTTTTGGAAGAATACCATCAGCTGCCCGAAAACCTGAAAAGCAACGTGGTAGTGATGATGCTGACTACATCGCTTAACCCGGCCGACGTGAACCGGGCGGGGCAATACAACGAAGTAACGGGTTACCGAAACAAACCCCTGACGAAAGCGATGCTCGAAGATGTACTGGAGCAGCATTTTGCGTAA
- a CDS encoding head GIN domain-containing protein, whose translation MKTLLTLLTISLATAPLLAQSWKQNRPVANISSLRASAGVDVFLRQGNTESLTLDVKGFDEDEVIAEVRDGQLNLSRRQRSGINGFSFGRSQYIKAYVTVRQLANIELSSGSDLEGETDLRADNLTVKVSSGADMTLRVNAQTLTITVSSGADANLSGSVGKLTAAASGGADLKADQLRADICYAEASGGADARVYGAKELYLRASGGGDVTYRGPGRVMARKESGGGDINED comes from the coding sequence ATGAAAACACTACTCACTCTTTTGACCATCAGCCTGGCCACAGCTCCCCTGTTGGCCCAAAGCTGGAAACAGAACCGGCCCGTCGCCAACATCAGCAGCCTGCGCGCGAGTGCGGGCGTCGACGTGTTCCTGCGGCAGGGCAACACCGAATCCCTGACGCTCGACGTGAAAGGGTTCGACGAAGACGAGGTGATTGCCGAGGTGCGCGACGGACAACTCAACCTAAGCCGGCGGCAGCGGAGCGGCATAAACGGGTTCAGCTTCGGCCGGAGTCAATACATCAAAGCCTATGTAACGGTGCGCCAACTGGCCAACATCGAGCTATCATCGGGCTCGGATCTGGAAGGCGAGACCGACCTGCGCGCCGATAACCTGACGGTTAAGGTGAGCAGCGGCGCCGACATGACCCTGCGGGTAAACGCCCAAACCCTGACGATAACGGTCAGCAGCGGGGCCGATGCCAACCTGAGTGGTTCGGTGGGCAAGCTAACGGCTGCCGCCTCGGGTGGGGCCGACCTCAAGGCCGATCAGCTCCGGGCCGACATTTGTTACGCCGAAGCATCGGGTGGGGCCGATGCCCGGGTCTATGGCGCCAAAGAGCTCTACCTGCGCGCCTCGGGTGGCGGCGACGTCACCTACCGGGGGCCGGGCCGCGTGATGGCCCGGAAAGAATCGGGCGGCGGTGATATCAACGAAGACTA
- a CDS encoding YihY/virulence factor BrkB family protein yields the protein MKLIKRHRPSAAPNLFEQLMSLSALKGTRTRLKNSTALNSKNSWYEFLCRLVDKILDNDTAERASSVAFNLMLAVFPTFIFLFTLIPYMPSINEQEIMDFFAEVLPGGTFDTVGATIQDIISRPRSGVLSFGFLLALYSATSGMVALMNAFNSSHEIDEERTFLSKRLVAVGLTITLALALFLAITLLVVGGVIIEYLAQYGFFSNEIVYFVLKIARYLLVFAVFVGVLLIIYRYGPDVHMKWAFITPGSVTASVLIVLTTLGFSYYVSNFGSYNKVYGSIGTLIALMIWINLVSLLLIIGFEINVCLYDLEGDRNPSVTQKTTNATSNS from the coding sequence ATGAAATTAATCAAGCGGCACAGACCTAGCGCTGCTCCCAACCTGTTTGAGCAGCTGATGAGCCTGTCGGCGTTGAAAGGAACCCGCACCCGGCTGAAAAACAGCACCGCCCTGAATTCTAAAAACAGCTGGTACGAGTTCCTGTGCCGGCTGGTCGACAAAATCCTGGATAACGATACGGCCGAGCGGGCCTCTTCGGTGGCCTTCAACCTGATGCTCGCCGTCTTTCCGACGTTTATTTTTCTGTTTACGCTGATCCCCTACATGCCCAGCATCAATGAGCAGGAGATCATGGATTTCTTCGCGGAAGTGCTGCCGGGGGGTACGTTCGACACCGTAGGCGCTACCATCCAAGACATCATCAGCCGCCCCCGCAGCGGCGTGCTGTCGTTTGGCTTTCTGCTGGCGTTGTATTCGGCTACCAGTGGCATGGTGGCGCTTATGAACGCCTTCAACTCATCGCATGAAATCGACGAGGAGCGCACCTTCCTGAGCAAGCGGCTCGTGGCTGTTGGGCTCACCATCACGCTCGCTCTGGCCCTGTTTCTGGCCATTACGCTGCTGGTCGTGGGCGGGGTCATCATCGAATACCTGGCTCAGTACGGTTTTTTCAGCAACGAGATCGTGTATTTCGTGCTCAAAATCGCCCGCTACCTGCTGGTGTTTGCCGTGTTCGTGGGCGTATTGCTGATCATCTATCGGTATGGCCCCGACGTGCACATGAAGTGGGCCTTTATCACACCCGGCTCCGTTACCGCCTCGGTGCTGATCGTGCTGACGACGCTCGGCTTTTCCTATTACGTTTCCAATTTTGGGTCATACAACAAGGTGTACGGTTCCATTGGCACGCTCATCGCCCTGATGATCTGGATCAACCTGGTGTCGCTGCTGCTGATTATCGGGTTTGAAATCAACGTTTGTCTGTATGACCTGGAAGGCGACCGAAACCCCTCTGTGACGCAGAAAACAACAAACGCCACCTCCAACTCGTGA
- a CDS encoding methylated-DNA--[protein]-cysteine S-methyltransferase, with amino-acid sequence MHIFLSTPIGTARITGDKSGVTAISVLDEPLPDLPLVRNLPDPLQAAYDQLTAYFNGERQSFDFVINPIGTEFQRRVWDALREVPYGQTMSYLALSRQLGDEKAIRAVAAANGRNPLWVVVPCHRIIGTNGNLTGYAGGLWRKQWLLEHEGSRRNPTEGQLSLF; translated from the coding sequence ATGCACATTTTTCTGTCCACTCCCATCGGTACGGCCCGTATAACCGGCGATAAATCAGGCGTCACGGCGATCTCTGTTCTCGACGAGCCCCTGCCTGATTTGCCGCTGGTCAGGAACTTACCCGACCCGCTTCAGGCGGCCTACGATCAGCTCACAGCCTATTTCAACGGTGAGCGCCAATCATTCGACTTTGTCATCAATCCGATCGGTACGGAGTTTCAGCGACGGGTCTGGGATGCTCTGCGCGAGGTTCCCTACGGCCAAACCATGTCGTATCTGGCCCTGTCCCGGCAGTTGGGCGACGAAAAGGCCATTCGGGCTGTAGCCGCCGCCAACGGACGCAATCCGCTGTGGGTGGTCGTACCCTGCCACCGGATCATCGGGACCAACGGCAACCTCACGGGCTACGCGGGCGGCCTCTGGCGCAAGCAATGGCTTCTGGAGCACGAAGGATCGCGCCGAAATCCCACCGAAGGCCAGTTAAGCCTCTTTTGA
- a CDS encoding acyl-CoA thioesterase produces the protein MFTFLVPPFRVRYADTDQMGYVYYGNYARFYEIGRVEALRSLGFAYKALEATGVLMPVYENTSRYLKPARYDDLLTVEVTIPELPRARIIFQYAIRNEAGELLHTGQTTLVFQRADTGRLCAAPPGLLEHLKPFFEHEINQAAQT, from the coding sequence ATGTTCACGTTCCTTGTTCCACCGTTTCGGGTACGTTATGCCGATACCGACCAGATGGGGTACGTGTATTACGGCAACTATGCCCGTTTTTACGAGATCGGCCGGGTCGAGGCGCTGCGTAGTCTGGGGTTTGCCTACAAGGCACTTGAAGCCACGGGCGTACTGATGCCGGTATACGAAAACACCTCGCGCTACCTGAAGCCCGCCCGGTACGACGACCTGCTGACGGTGGAGGTGACCATCCCCGAATTGCCCCGCGCCCGCATTATTTTTCAGTACGCCATCCGCAATGAGGCCGGCGAATTGTTACATACTGGACAGACCACCCTGGTGTTTCAGCGGGCCGATACCGGGCGCCTGTGTGCCGCCCCGCCGGGCCTGCTCGAACACCTGAAACCGTTTTTCGAGCATGAAATTAATCAAGCGGCACAGACCTAG
- the mltG gene encoding endolytic transglycosylase MltG, with protein MTLSRNTKIGLYVAFTVLFVSFSFYTWQLIKTPNLNTRADKDSAAESFSLYIPKGAIYESVIDSLKAHKMLDNEMSFRFVAKLMKYPERVKAGHYRIRPDMGNYDAIAKLRSGSQDPITLTFNNIRLKNDLIEKVGSRFAFGPEGLRPILNNADSCQKYGFDTTTIVCLFIPNSYELFWTVKPAAFMDRMATEYKKFWTADRKAKAAALGLSQTQVQTLASIVRAETIKSDEQPRVAGVYLNRLERGIKLEADPTVVFANNDFTIRRVLNKHLAFDSPYNTYRYAGLPPGPINLPPPSAIDAVLNPEKHDYLFFVAKADFSGYHTFSRNMTEHLANARIYQQALNQRKIMK; from the coding sequence ATGACGCTTTCCCGAAATACCAAAATCGGTCTTTACGTAGCTTTCACGGTACTTTTCGTTTCGTTTTCGTTCTACACCTGGCAGCTCATCAAAACGCCGAACCTGAACACCCGCGCCGACAAAGACAGCGCGGCCGAGTCGTTCTCGCTTTATATTCCGAAAGGGGCCATCTACGAATCGGTGATCGACTCGCTGAAGGCGCACAAGATGCTCGACAACGAAATGTCGTTTCGGTTTGTGGCGAAGCTGATGAAATACCCCGAGCGGGTCAAAGCAGGCCATTACCGCATCAGACCGGATATGGGCAACTACGACGCCATTGCCAAACTTCGCAGCGGCAGCCAGGACCCTATCACCTTGACGTTCAACAATATCCGCCTGAAGAATGACCTGATAGAAAAAGTCGGCAGCCGGTTTGCCTTTGGTCCCGAAGGCCTCCGCCCGATTCTGAACAATGCCGATTCGTGCCAGAAATACGGGTTCGATACCACCACCATCGTCTGTCTGTTCATCCCGAATTCGTATGAACTGTTCTGGACGGTGAAACCAGCCGCGTTTATGGATCGGATGGCGACCGAATACAAAAAATTCTGGACGGCCGACCGGAAAGCCAAAGCCGCCGCCCTGGGGCTGTCGCAAACGCAGGTGCAGACGCTGGCGTCGATTGTGCGGGCCGAGACCATCAAGTCCGACGAGCAGCCGCGCGTGGCGGGCGTGTACCTCAACCGGCTGGAACGCGGAATCAAGCTCGAAGCGGACCCTACCGTTGTCTTTGCCAACAATGATTTTACCATCCGTCGTGTGCTCAACAAGCACCTGGCCTTCGACAGCCCCTACAATACGTACCGTTACGCAGGTTTGCCGCCGGGCCCGATTAACCTGCCGCCGCCCAGCGCCATCGACGCGGTACTGAATCCCGAAAAGCACGATTACCTGTTTTTCGTCGCCAAAGCTGATTTCTCAGGCTACCACACGTTCTCGCGCAACATGACCGAGCACCTGGCCAACGCCCGCATCTACCAGCAAGCGCTGAACCAACGAAAAATCATGAAATAG
- a CDS encoding glycosyltransferase: MTPQRLSEPAVAIPMATFLNQHMPWVSVICTCYNHVNYVNDCLQSVAAQTYANLELIIIDNGSSDGSGAVIRNFCKQYPRAHFIQNTSNRGLCQAFNQGLRRSTGQFIIDLAADDVLLPDRVAKQVEQFRSLPDYYGVVFSNAAYIDEQGRQTGLHFPVGPDGHTTQFVPTGDVFREVLSRYFINTPTMMMRRDLLTTLGGYDESLAYEDFDFWVRSARTHRYAYLDEVLTYKRRLPNSLGAQVTKRGNQLLESTYRVCQKALGLCRSSDELAALASRIRQFIRKSFYAEQYELARRFGRLLAQIEPLDYLTKGLLLLCRLRLPLNTVYRRYRLAFES; encoded by the coding sequence ATGACGCCTCAACGTCTTTCCGAACCGGCTGTCGCTATCCCGATGGCGACGTTTCTGAATCAGCATATGCCGTGGGTCAGTGTCATTTGCACCTGTTACAACCACGTCAATTATGTCAACGACTGCCTGCAATCGGTCGCCGCGCAGACCTACGCCAATCTGGAGTTAATTATCATCGACAACGGCAGTTCAGACGGCTCAGGGGCTGTTATCCGGAATTTCTGCAAGCAATATCCCCGCGCACACTTTATCCAGAACACCAGCAATCGGGGCTTGTGCCAGGCGTTTAATCAGGGGCTGCGCCGGTCGACGGGGCAGTTTATTATCGATCTAGCTGCCGACGACGTGCTTCTGCCCGATCGGGTTGCCAAGCAGGTCGAGCAGTTTCGATCCCTGCCCGATTACTATGGCGTTGTGTTTTCAAACGCGGCCTACATCGACGAGCAGGGCAGGCAAACCGGGCTCCATTTTCCCGTTGGGCCAGATGGGCATACCACGCAATTTGTGCCTACGGGCGACGTGTTCCGGGAGGTATTGAGCCGCTATTTCATCAACACGCCCACCATGATGATGCGCCGCGATTTGCTGACGACCCTGGGTGGGTATGACGAGTCACTGGCCTACGAAGATTTCGATTTCTGGGTACGTTCGGCCCGGACGCACCGGTACGCCTACCTCGACGAAGTGCTGACTTACAAGCGCCGCCTGCCCAATTCGCTCGGCGCACAGGTGACCAAACGGGGCAATCAACTGCTCGAATCGACCTACCGGGTTTGCCAGAAAGCGCTGGGCCTGTGCCGGTCGTCGGATGAACTGGCGGCGTTGGCCAGCCGGATTCGGCAGTTCATTCGGAAAAGTTTTTACGCTGAACAATACGAGCTGGCCCGGCGTTTCGGTAGACTACTAGCGCAAATTGAACCCCTCGATTACCTCACCAAAGGCTTGTTGCTGTTGTGCCGGCTTCGCCTGCCGCTCAACACGGTTTATCGCCGGTATCGGCTGGCTTTTGAGTCCTAA